One window of the Thermodesulfomicrobium sp. WS genome contains the following:
- a CDS encoding type I restriction enzyme HsdR N-terminal domain-containing protein, translating to MHEVFFERVITDYLTGASIQDSTYEDLRQGLARMLVEEKGYPRHLLRPKYAVRAQVDGREERFSVDIAAFAEDGTPLLALFFCPGEVGTFVRESVAAARVHQPQPFPVVLVTDSKRILLVAAQDGSTLGEGWYAVPRWEELPGLAAAHPCPPLAPERLEKESRILAAYTALGGACCGGACELTGTPS from the coding sequence ATGCACGAAGTCTTTTTTGAACGGGTGATTACGGATTATTTGACTGGTGCGAGCATCCAGGACTCCACCTACGAAGATTTGCGCCAGGGCCTGGCACGCATGCTCGTGGAGGAAAAGGGCTACCCGCGCCACCTCTTGCGGCCCAAGTACGCCGTGCGCGCCCAGGTGGACGGCCGTGAGGAGCGGTTCTCGGTGGATATCGCCGCCTTTGCCGAAGACGGAACCCCGCTTCTTGCCCTGTTCTTCTGTCCCGGCGAGGTGGGCACCTTCGTGCGCGAAAGTGTTGCCGCGGCGCGGGTGCACCAGCCCCAACCCTTTCCCGTGGTGCTGGTCACGGACTCCAAGCGCATCTTGCTCGTGGCCGCCCAGGACGGCAGCACCCTGGGAGAAGGCTGGTACGCCGTGCCCCGTTGGGAGGAGCTGCCGGGCCTTGCGGCTGCCCATCCCTGTCCGCCCCTGGCCCCGGAGCGCCTGGAAAAGGAAAGCCGTATCCTGGCGGCCTACACGGCCTTGGGCGGGGCGTGCTGCGGCGGGGCCTGCGAGCTGACGGGAACCCCGTCCTAG